One Anaeromusa acidaminophila DSM 3853 genomic region harbors:
- the tgt gene encoding tRNA guanosine(34) transglycosylase Tgt — protein MAVTFELIRQCSHTGARAGRLYTPHGVFDTPIFMPVGTQATVKTMSPRELEEMGAGIILSNTYHLFLRPGHDLVAEAGGLHRFMNWNRGILTDSGGFQVFSLGALRKITEEGVTFRSHIDGSKQFLSPEKATEVQMALGSDIIMAFDECVPYPAEHDYAKQSTERTTRWAERCLKAHTRKDQALFGIVQGGMYKDLRAQSARELVGLDFPGYAIGGLSVGEPKPLMYEVLEHTVPLLPANKARYLMGVGTPDCLIEGVHRGVDMFDCVFPTRVARNGTVMTWQGKLVVKNAEYARDFRPIDTECGCYTCRNFSRAYLRHLFKAEEVLALRLATIHNLYFLLEFMRRMRQAIIEDRFLSFRDDFWHMYEKR, from the coding sequence GTGGCTGTTACATTTGAACTTATTCGCCAATGCTCTCATACAGGAGCCCGTGCAGGTCGCTTATATACGCCTCACGGCGTTTTTGATACTCCTATTTTTATGCCTGTAGGCACGCAGGCTACGGTGAAAACCATGTCGCCTAGGGAATTAGAGGAAATGGGCGCAGGTATTATTCTTAGCAATACGTATCACTTGTTTTTACGTCCTGGCCATGACTTGGTAGCTGAAGCCGGGGGACTGCACCGCTTTATGAACTGGAATCGCGGTATTTTGACCGACAGTGGCGGCTTTCAGGTTTTCAGCCTGGGGGCATTGCGCAAAATTACCGAAGAGGGCGTTACTTTTCGTTCTCATATTGACGGTTCCAAACAGTTTTTATCACCGGAGAAAGCTACGGAAGTGCAAATGGCTTTGGGATCCGATATCATTATGGCCTTTGATGAGTGCGTACCTTATCCGGCGGAACACGATTATGCAAAACAGTCAACAGAACGGACGACTCGTTGGGCGGAACGCTGTTTAAAGGCGCATACGCGCAAAGATCAAGCGCTGTTTGGCATTGTGCAGGGCGGTATGTATAAAGATTTGCGGGCTCAAAGCGCACGAGAGCTCGTAGGGCTTGATTTTCCCGGCTATGCTATTGGAGGTCTAAGCGTTGGCGAGCCTAAACCGTTGATGTATGAAGTGTTGGAACATACGGTTCCGCTACTACCGGCAAACAAAGCGCGTTATTTGATGGGCGTAGGCACGCCTGATTGCTTAATTGAAGGCGTACATCGCGGCGTTGATATGTTCGACTGCGTATTCCCCACGCGTGTGGCGCGCAACGGCACGGTTATGACCTGGCAGGGTAAGCTGGTTGTGAAAAATGCAGAATACGCCCGTGATTTCCGGCCTATTGACACGGAATGCGGCTGCTATACTTGCCGTAATTTCAGCCGCGCGTATTTAAGACATTTGTTTAAGGCGGAAGAAGTTTTGGCTCTGCGTTTGGCAACGATTCATAATTTGTATTTCTTATTGGAGTTTATGCGACGCATGCGTCAAGCGATTATTGAGGATCGTTTTTTATCGTTCCGGGATGATTTTTGGCATATGTACGAAAAACGTTAA
- the secD gene encoding protein translocase subunit SecD: MRWSYFGKFLAIIAAILLVAGVYTLPLALSIKQGLDLQGGTHVVMEAVDTPEAKVDDDSVQRVVKIIERRVNELGLTEPIIQRQGERRIIVELPGVKDPEKAIEMLGKTALLEFQDEAGNTVLSGMDLKDAKEQIDQGKRNLVALEFSDEGGKKFADLTRKNIGKKISILLDKQVLTSPVVEEVIPNGKAVITGQRSIEEARNLAILLRSGSLPVKVEVLETRTVGPTLGEDSKQKSQFAFTVGVGAVVLFMGLFYRIPGMVANVALILYVLMLLLALKMLNATLTLPGIAGIILSVGMAVDANVLIFERFKEEYRSGKSLRAAMDAGYSRAFMTILDSHMTTLIVSVILFFTGTGLLKGFAITLGLGIILSLFTATVVAHYMLKLLFKSKPFQNHKMFGA; encoded by the coding sequence GTGAGGTGGTCTTATTTTGGCAAGTTTTTGGCCATCATTGCCGCTATATTGCTGGTGGCTGGAGTATATACGCTGCCGCTGGCGTTATCTATTAAACAAGGCCTTGATTTGCAAGGCGGTACCCATGTGGTCATGGAGGCAGTAGATACGCCGGAAGCTAAGGTGGATGACGATTCCGTGCAGCGAGTCGTCAAGATTATTGAACGCCGCGTTAATGAGTTGGGACTTACAGAGCCCATCATTCAACGGCAGGGAGAACGACGCATTATCGTTGAACTTCCAGGCGTTAAAGATCCCGAGAAAGCCATCGAAATGCTGGGAAAAACAGCGTTGCTTGAGTTTCAAGATGAAGCGGGCAATACGGTGTTGAGCGGCATGGATCTTAAGGATGCAAAAGAGCAAATCGACCAAGGAAAACGGAATTTAGTAGCCTTGGAATTTTCCGACGAAGGCGGAAAAAAGTTTGCGGATTTGACGCGAAAAAACATTGGCAAAAAAATCAGCATTCTTTTGGATAAACAGGTGCTGACAAGTCCGGTGGTAGAAGAAGTAATTCCTAACGGCAAAGCCGTTATTACCGGCCAACGCAGCATTGAAGAAGCGCGAAATTTGGCCATTTTATTACGTTCCGGCTCGCTGCCTGTTAAGGTGGAAGTGCTAGAAACTAGGACGGTTGGTCCGACCTTGGGTGAAGATTCTAAGCAAAAAAGTCAATTTGCCTTTACGGTCGGCGTAGGCGCGGTAGTCCTCTTTATGGGCCTTTTCTATCGTATTCCCGGCATGGTGGCCAATGTGGCATTGATACTGTATGTATTAATGCTCTTATTGGCCCTTAAGATGCTGAATGCAACCTTAACCTTGCCAGGTATTGCCGGCATTATCTTGTCTGTTGGTATGGCGGTTGATGCGAACGTGTTGATTTTCGAGCGTTTTAAAGAAGAATACCGCAGCGGCAAGTCTCTGCGCGCCGCCATGGATGCTGGTTATAGCCGGGCGTTCATGACCATCTTAGACTCGCATATGACTACGTTGATTGTTTCAGTTATTTTATTCTTTACTGGTACCGGTCTTTTGAAAGGCTTTGCCATTACCCTTGGTCTGGGGATTATCCTCAGCTTATTTACAGCAACTGTGGTAGCTCACTATATGCTGAAGCTGCTCTTTAAGAGCAAACCCTTTCAAAACCACAAAATGTTTGGCGCATAG
- the secF gene encoding protein translocase subunit SecF — translation MKFDIIGKRYFWFALSILIMVPGLLSIAVQGFNLGIDFTGGTLLDLKFARPVTVAEVRDVMKDVHMEGSTIQLVANEQVDAAPNVFIRTGVLTEEQRRDIMADMTAKLGHYDLLRVEKVGPTIGAELTKNAVWALLLSWATIIAYITYRFEFKFAISGILALVHDVIVVLGIFSIFQIEIDSAFVAALLTIVGFSINDTIVIFDRIRENLKNHRKAENIHELVNRSIWQTMTRSIYTVLTVLFVTLALYLFGGDTTKNFSLAMLIGFASGAYSSIFFASPLWVTFKDHEGNKRKSVKAS, via the coding sequence ATGAAGTTCGATATTATCGGCAAGCGCTATTTTTGGTTTGCCTTGTCTATTTTAATTATGGTTCCCGGCCTGCTTTCCATTGCCGTGCAAGGCTTTAATCTGGGAATTGATTTTACTGGCGGTACGCTGTTGGACTTGAAATTTGCTCGTCCCGTCACAGTCGCCGAAGTCCGGGATGTCATGAAAGACGTGCATATGGAAGGCAGCACCATTCAGCTTGTGGCGAACGAGCAGGTTGATGCCGCACCGAATGTTTTTATTCGCACCGGCGTGCTGACCGAAGAGCAGCGTCGTGACATTATGGCGGATATGACTGCTAAGCTAGGACACTATGACCTCCTGCGCGTAGAAAAAGTTGGACCGACCATTGGTGCAGAACTTACTAAAAATGCGGTTTGGGCCTTGCTTTTGTCGTGGGCGACGATTATTGCGTATATTACCTACCGCTTTGAATTTAAGTTTGCTATTTCCGGCATTTTAGCCTTGGTGCATGACGTAATAGTCGTATTAGGTATATTCTCAATCTTTCAGATTGAAATTGACAGCGCTTTTGTGGCGGCATTGCTGACCATTGTCGGCTTTTCCATTAATGACACCATTGTTATTTTTGACCGTATCCGGGAAAATCTGAAAAACCATCGTAAAGCTGAAAATATTCACGAATTGGTGAATCGCAGCATTTGGCAAACGATGACTCGTTCTATTTATACGGTCTTAACCGTACTATTCGTTACCTTGGCTTTGTATCTTTTTGGCGGCGACACGACCAAGAATTTCTCCTTGGCTATGTTGATCGGCTTTGCCAGCGGTGCGTATTCTTCTATCTTTTTTGCCAGCCCTCTTTGGGTTACCTTTAAAGATCACGAAGGTAATAAACGCAAGTCTGTAAAAGCTTCCTGA
- the recJ gene encoding single-stranded-DNA-specific exonuclease RecJ has product MKKYWQVASAERKQVEMLAAALGLDMLLARLLVLRGINTVEAAREFLFGAIESSHDPLLMKEMDLAMDRTLQAIANRERIVVYGDYDVDGVTATTLLTRVLRQLGALTETYIPDRQEEGYGVHLDALRKLRQDGCSLVITVDCGISAAKEAEAENIPHLIITDHHEPGTTLPKAVAVLNPKRSDCSYPDKNLAGVGVAFKLAQALWKKLQPAVALPGYCYELAAVGSVADMVPLQGETRLLVREGLKRLVKPECRGLEALIQISGGKTPVSAGNIAFSLAPRLNAAGRMSAAQSSLQLLLTEKKEEAAALAQELDEENKQRQETERCIVEAAVEQCEKASLSSQKVLLVAGENWHSGVIGIVASRLVERYYRPAIVLSLSEEGWAKGSCRSIPGFDMHQALQACGHLLERFGGHKQAAGLTMRAENITALQEAMNQQAERMLQPEDYVPKVSIDAVVSLDMVNEALLEKLELLEPYGIGNPRPRLLLQNLHLQGEARRLGKEKEHLKLTVRQNEITCPVLAWRQGEKASYLPQDTLLDVVATPEGNIWRDELQVQLVAEDFAPSPQLENKSRILDYLAPDMAGLRQLYAAMRYCLESSHCQEGLTAEQLRRQLQLQCRLPLASSALAQALDVFSEVCLISYAGDTSPISLLPAPEKRLDITNTQGYEQGCLLRQKVLDSWLQRVEIQGLSQTWI; this is encoded by the coding sequence TTGAAAAAATACTGGCAGGTTGCTTCTGCCGAACGAAAACAAGTTGAAATGCTGGCAGCTGCTTTAGGGTTAGATATGCTTCTAGCCAGGTTGCTGGTATTGCGCGGTATAAATACGGTAGAGGCGGCTCGAGAATTTTTATTTGGCGCGATAGAATCCAGTCATGATCCTTTGCTAATGAAGGAAATGGATCTAGCAATGGACCGGACTTTGCAGGCGATTGCCAACCGAGAGCGGATTGTCGTTTATGGGGACTATGATGTGGACGGGGTGACGGCGACGACTCTTTTAACAAGAGTTCTTCGTCAACTCGGAGCGTTGACAGAGACGTATATTCCAGACCGCCAGGAAGAAGGCTACGGCGTTCATTTGGATGCGTTGCGCAAGTTGCGGCAAGATGGTTGTTCGTTAGTTATTACGGTAGATTGCGGAATATCCGCGGCAAAGGAAGCTGAAGCGGAAAACATTCCTCATTTAATCATAACTGATCATCATGAGCCAGGAACAACCTTGCCGAAGGCAGTAGCTGTTTTAAATCCGAAGCGATCCGATTGTTCCTATCCGGATAAAAACCTGGCCGGCGTAGGGGTGGCGTTTAAATTGGCGCAGGCTTTATGGAAAAAGCTGCAGCCAGCAGTAGCGCTTCCAGGCTACTGCTACGAATTGGCTGCGGTTGGCTCTGTGGCGGATATGGTTCCCCTCCAGGGGGAAACGCGTCTTTTGGTGAGGGAAGGACTGAAGCGACTAGTAAAGCCGGAATGTCGCGGTTTAGAGGCGCTTATACAGATCAGCGGCGGAAAAACGCCTGTTTCCGCTGGGAACATCGCTTTTTCGCTGGCGCCGCGTCTGAACGCCGCCGGCAGAATGTCGGCAGCTCAAAGCAGTCTGCAACTGTTGCTTACTGAAAAAAAAGAAGAAGCGGCGGCTTTGGCGCAGGAACTAGACGAAGAAAATAAACAGCGCCAAGAGACGGAGCGTTGTATCGTGGAAGCCGCCGTAGAGCAATGTGAAAAAGCCTCTCTCTCTTCACAAAAGGTGCTTCTTGTAGCGGGTGAAAACTGGCATTCCGGTGTAATCGGTATTGTCGCCTCTAGACTGGTAGAGCGCTACTATCGTCCCGCTATTGTACTCAGTCTTAGCGAAGAGGGCTGGGCGAAAGGGTCTTGTCGAAGCATCCCGGGCTTTGATATGCACCAGGCCTTGCAGGCTTGCGGTCATTTGCTGGAACGTTTTGGCGGACACAAACAGGCGGCAGGTTTGACTATGCGCGCTGAAAATATCACTGCTTTGCAAGAGGCAATGAATCAACAGGCGGAACGAATGCTGCAACCAGAGGATTATGTACCCAAAGTGTCTATTGATGCGGTCGTTTCCTTAGATATGGTGAACGAGGCTTTATTAGAGAAGCTGGAGTTGTTGGAACCCTACGGGATTGGCAATCCGCGCCCCCGACTGCTGTTGCAAAATCTTCACTTGCAGGGAGAAGCGCGGCGTTTGGGAAAAGAAAAAGAACATTTGAAACTAACGGTCCGGCAAAATGAAATTACCTGTCCAGTTTTGGCTTGGCGCCAAGGGGAAAAAGCAAGCTATTTACCGCAAGATACCTTGTTGGACGTGGTGGCGACACCGGAAGGAAATATCTGGCGGGATGAGCTGCAGGTTCAGCTTGTAGCCGAGGATTTTGCTCCTTCTCCGCAACTGGAAAACAAAAGTAGAATATTAGATTATCTAGCGCCGGATATGGCCGGGTTGCGTCAACTTTATGCGGCTATGCGTTATTGTTTAGAGAGTTCTCATTGTCAGGAAGGACTGACGGCGGAGCAACTGCGGCGTCAGCTGCAACTGCAATGCCGGCTGCCGCTAGCTTCGTCGGCCTTAGCGCAGGCGCTAGACGTTTTTTCGGAAGTCTGCCTGATTTCTTACGCTGGAGACACGTCTCCCATATCCTTGCTCCCGGCGCCTGAGAAACGTCTGGATATTACCAATACGCAAGGATATGAACAAGGTTGCCTGTTGCGCCAAAAAGTGCTGGATAGTTGGTTGCAGCGCGTAGAAATACAAGGATTGTCACAAACATGGATTTGA
- a CDS encoding SpoIID/LytB domain-containing protein, whose protein sequence is MKKSSFSIFLICVVLLFMTIVVQASPQPLVRVGLWNGQQSVVVGSSGAYSVETEQEQPKWAEFKAGEKIVIAWQQNGMTINGKALRGQTLYLRSNVENVRWEVNRKKYRGDIVVRPTTGKNGLTVINEVLMEEYLYGILGKEISAGWPAEAAKAQAVAARSYALNLMLSGDRHRQDGYDLCATVHCQVYGGADAEAPDMIQAVTATKGIAAYYNGQPIHAYFHSSSGGHTEDSENVWSSALPYLRGVADVDAEASGSSWEKRFTARSLETLLTQKGKGVGVLKSLELSSLTKPGTDRTESGRVRQLQIAGDKRSLSLSGVQMRSLLDLPSALFDIRVVRAVPSELDVSVETSYGTTVEKKMPVSLKEPAESGRWNDPASIHRIIRPADDIVIFNGRGRGHGVGMSQWGARLLAEKNKYEYKQILQYYYQGITLKKAY, encoded by the coding sequence ATGAAAAAATCTTCATTTTCTATTTTTTTGATTTGTGTTGTATTGCTATTTATGACCATAGTTGTGCAGGCCTCACCGCAACCATTGGTTCGTGTGGGACTATGGAATGGCCAACAAAGCGTTGTTGTTGGGTCCTCCGGAGCCTATTCGGTGGAAACAGAGCAAGAGCAACCGAAGTGGGCGGAATTTAAGGCTGGCGAGAAGATTGTGATTGCCTGGCAACAGAACGGCATGACCATCAATGGCAAAGCGTTGCGAGGACAAACACTGTACTTGCGCAGCAATGTGGAAAATGTCCGCTGGGAAGTTAACCGCAAAAAATATCGCGGCGATATCGTTGTGCGCCCAACAACAGGAAAAAATGGCTTAACGGTAATCAATGAAGTTTTGATGGAAGAATATCTTTACGGAATTTTAGGTAAGGAAATTTCGGCTGGTTGGCCGGCGGAAGCCGCCAAAGCCCAGGCGGTTGCAGCGCGCAGCTACGCTCTGAATCTGATGCTGTCCGGCGATAGGCATCGTCAAGACGGATACGATCTTTGCGCTACTGTGCATTGCCAAGTTTACGGAGGCGCTGATGCGGAAGCGCCGGATATGATTCAAGCTGTTACGGCGACGAAGGGCATTGCCGCCTATTATAATGGTCAGCCGATTCACGCTTATTTTCATTCTTCCAGCGGCGGACACACGGAAGATAGTGAAAATGTTTGGAGCAGTGCGTTGCCGTATTTACGAGGCGTTGCCGATGTTGATGCGGAGGCGTCAGGAAGCTCATGGGAAAAACGCTTTACTGCGCGATCGCTGGAAACCTTGTTGACTCAAAAAGGAAAAGGCGTCGGCGTTCTAAAATCGTTAGAGCTTTCGTCCTTGACTAAACCTGGGACGGATCGTACTGAATCTGGACGTGTGCGTCAATTGCAGATAGCGGGAGATAAACGCAGTCTTAGTCTAAGCGGTGTGCAAATGCGCTCGTTGTTGGACTTGCCTAGTGCTCTATTTGATATTCGAGTCGTACGAGCGGTACCTTCGGAGTTGGACGTATCGGTAGAAACTTCTTATGGGACTACAGTGGAGAAGAAGATGCCAGTATCCCTTAAAGAACCGGCTGAGTCTGGGCGATGGAATGATCCTGCCAGCATTCATCGGATTATTCGTCCTGCGGACGATATTGTCATCTTCAACGGCCGAGGCCGTGGGCATGGCGTCGGTATGTCACAGTGGGGCGCTCGTTTGTTAGCGGAAAAAAACAAATACGAGTATAAACAAATTCTCCAGTATTACTACCAAGGGATTACGTTGAAAAAGGCGTATTAA
- a CDS encoding 5-formyltetrahydrofolate cyclo-ligase, which yields MAKKINIVEAKQAARRHFAALRRSLSTLVKQNSSTAICQQILSSSPWSQAEKILFYWPLAGEADIRPLLQQAQTQGKQAYLPLLDVLQPGLMEAAAYAGEACLQQGEHGIWQPQNTSVLAPEGLDLILIPALAFDIDGYRLGFGGGYYDRYLGRTRASRLGVCWECCISFDSLPREKHDEPVHYIATEERCSIVKKIV from the coding sequence ATGGCGAAAAAAATTAACATTGTTGAAGCAAAGCAGGCGGCGAGACGTCATTTCGCCGCCTTGCGCCGTTCTCTAAGCACGTTGGTAAAACAGAATAGTAGTACTGCAATCTGCCAACAAATTTTAAGCAGCTCGCCTTGGTCTCAGGCGGAAAAAATATTGTTTTACTGGCCTCTTGCTGGCGAGGCGGATATTCGGCCGTTGTTGCAGCAAGCGCAAACGCAAGGGAAACAGGCTTATTTGCCGTTGCTTGATGTGCTGCAGCCAGGCTTGATGGAAGCCGCGGCCTATGCTGGTGAAGCGTGCTTGCAACAAGGGGAACATGGCATTTGGCAGCCCCAGAATACGAGCGTTCTAGCGCCGGAAGGGCTGGATCTCATTTTAATTCCCGCCTTGGCGTTTGATATTGATGGCTATCGTTTAGGATTTGGCGGAGGATACTATGACCGCTATCTAGGACGTACGCGAGCAAGCCGTTTAGGAGTCTGCTGGGAATGCTGTATTTCATTCGATTCGCTGCCCAGGGAAAAGCATGATGAACCTGTGCATTACATAGCAACAGAAGAGCGATGTAGTATAGTAAAAAAAATTGTATAA
- the queA gene encoding tRNA preQ1(34) S-adenosylmethionine ribosyltransferase-isomerase QueA: MNVQDFDYYLPEELIAQTPLAQRDASRLMVLPRQQGACSHRHFFELPSLLRKGDLLVFNDTRVIPARLYGRKKDTGAKVEVFLLKRLDLDRWETLVRPGRKLRPGTEVVFSDELSAVIEDTTEFGGRIVRFCWQGVFEEILQRLGEVPLPPYIHEKLPDPERYQTVYARENGSAAAPTAGLHFTPELLAQLREQGIQTAYVTLHVGLGTFRPVAVESIQEHVMHSEQYAISEETAALVNETRRQGGRVIAVGTTAVRTLETAGQSGQLQSCSGFTDIFIYPGYEYKIIDGLITNFHLPKSTLLMLVSALAGRERVLSAYKEAVEQHYRFFSFGDAMFIL, encoded by the coding sequence ATGAATGTCCAAGATTTTGACTACTACTTACCTGAGGAATTAATCGCTCAGACGCCGCTGGCGCAGCGCGATGCTTCACGCCTGATGGTTTTACCGCGTCAGCAAGGAGCTTGCTCACACAGGCATTTCTTTGAGCTTCCTTCATTGCTTCGCAAGGGAGATTTGCTTGTTTTTAATGATACCCGTGTCATACCGGCTCGGCTTTACGGGCGAAAAAAAGATACCGGCGCTAAAGTAGAAGTGTTTTTACTGAAACGGCTGGATTTGGATCGGTGGGAGACGCTGGTGCGCCCCGGGCGTAAGCTTCGTCCAGGTACGGAAGTTGTATTTTCCGATGAATTATCTGCTGTTATTGAAGATACGACCGAGTTTGGCGGCCGTATTGTGCGATTTTGCTGGCAAGGTGTTTTTGAAGAAATCTTGCAGCGCTTAGGCGAGGTTCCGTTACCACCCTACATTCATGAAAAACTGCCGGACCCAGAACGATATCAGACTGTCTATGCTAGAGAAAATGGTTCAGCCGCAGCGCCTACGGCGGGACTGCATTTTACCCCTGAATTATTGGCTCAGCTACGCGAGCAGGGAATTCAGACGGCTTATGTTACTCTTCATGTTGGTTTGGGCACCTTTCGACCTGTAGCGGTAGAATCTATCCAAGAGCATGTCATGCATAGCGAGCAATATGCTATTTCAGAGGAAACTGCTGCCTTGGTCAATGAAACACGTCGGCAGGGCGGACGCGTGATTGCCGTTGGTACGACGGCGGTACGCACCCTAGAAACGGCTGGGCAAAGCGGTCAGTTGCAGTCTTGCAGCGGCTTTACGGATATCTTTATTTACCCAGGCTATGAGTATAAAATTATCGACGGTCTTATCACTAATTTTCATTTACCTAAATCCACTCTGTTGATGCTGGTAAGCGCCTTGGCTGGGCGGGAACGAGTGCTGTCGGCATATAAAGAAGCTGTAGAACAACATTATCGCTTTTTTAGCTTCGGCGATGCGATGTTTATTTTATAA
- a CDS encoding RelA/SpoT family protein produces MLNGPELRIEDIIQKIKTYQPDAVSEQVQEAYEFAKEAHAGQTRVSGEEYIIHPLGVANILADLQIDAVTIIAALLHDVVEDTTYSLEDVEKRYGKEVAMLVDGVTKLSRIEYKSKEEQQLENYRKMFLAMAKDLRVVLIKLADRLHNMRTLKYMSESKQKRIAQETLEIFAPLAHRLGISNVKWELEDLAFRYLEPEQYYSLVENVKQKRRERERLINDAIAMLQERLALVDIAAEIQGRPKHFYSIYRKMQKDNKELSQIYDLLAIRILVDNVKDCYGALGVVHTLWKPLPGRFKDYIAMPKSNMYQSLHTTIIGTEGQPLEIQIRTKDMHRISEYGVAAHWRYKEGGRGPGKEFDQKLSWVRQLLEWHQDLRDPREFLETVKMDVFADEVFVFTPRGDVLDLPTGSVPIDFAYRVHTDVGHRCVGARVNGKMVPLEYKLSNGDIVEIITAKQGNGPSRDWLNIVGSSETRNKIRSWFKKEKREENIIKGKEQLEKEVKKFGYEWKEIVKSDRLQEVAKKFNLTGGDEDLFAALGYGGLTAHAVLTKLLEIYKRDTKKAVPQDITELLNEIKPKVVKSKVSQGILVGGEGGYMVRLARCCNPVPGDAIVGYITRGRGITVHHAECNNVLSNREEYERMISVSWDIGQGQTYKVMVEVSCADRPGLLSELMIILSESKTNASSVNARAHKDKTATVTFILDITNTNQLESIMTKLRRAKDVYSVYRVKQSKGGIV; encoded by the coding sequence ATGCTCAACGGACCAGAGCTTCGTATTGAAGATATCATACAAAAAATTAAAACCTACCAACCAGATGCCGTGAGCGAACAGGTGCAGGAGGCGTATGAGTTTGCTAAGGAAGCTCATGCAGGGCAAACCCGCGTTTCCGGCGAGGAATATATTATTCATCCTTTAGGGGTCGCCAATATTTTGGCGGACCTGCAGATTGATGCGGTGACGATCATTGCTGCGCTGCTTCATGACGTGGTGGAAGATACGACATACTCCTTGGAAGACGTGGAAAAACGTTACGGCAAGGAAGTGGCGATGCTTGTTGACGGCGTTACTAAATTGAGCCGAATCGAGTATAAATCTAAAGAAGAACAGCAGTTAGAAAACTATCGCAAAATGTTTTTAGCCATGGCGAAGGATTTGCGGGTGGTTTTAATCAAATTGGCGGACCGTCTGCATAATATGCGTACGCTGAAATATATGAGCGAAAGCAAACAGAAGCGAATCGCCCAGGAAACATTGGAAATCTTCGCGCCTTTGGCGCATCGCTTAGGTATTTCCAATGTAAAATGGGAGCTGGAAGATTTGGCTTTCCGTTATTTGGAACCAGAGCAATATTATAGTTTAGTGGAAAACGTCAAACAAAAGCGACGCGAACGGGAACGGTTGATTAATGATGCGATCGCCATGTTGCAGGAACGATTGGCGCTTGTTGATATTGCAGCTGAAATCCAGGGACGGCCAAAACATTTCTATAGCATTTACCGTAAAATGCAAAAAGACAATAAAGAATTAAGCCAGATTTATGATTTGCTGGCTATTCGCATTTTAGTGGACAATGTGAAAGATTGTTACGGTGCGCTGGGCGTGGTGCATACCCTTTGGAAACCGCTGCCAGGCCGCTTTAAAGATTATATTGCCATGCCTAAGTCCAACATGTATCAGTCGCTTCATACTACCATTATCGGTACGGAAGGACAGCCGTTGGAAATACAAATTCGGACGAAAGATATGCACCGTATTTCTGAATACGGTGTAGCGGCTCACTGGCGATATAAAGAAGGCGGCCGCGGACCGGGCAAGGAATTTGATCAAAAGCTTTCCTGGGTTCGGCAGCTTTTAGAATGGCATCAGGATTTACGGGATCCAAGAGAGTTTTTAGAAACCGTAAAGATGGACGTTTTTGCTGATGAGGTGTTTGTATTTACGCCTCGAGGCGATGTCTTAGACCTGCCTACTGGCTCAGTTCCTATTGATTTTGCCTACCGCGTGCATACCGATGTGGGCCACCGCTGCGTCGGCGCAAGGGTCAACGGCAAGATGGTGCCATTGGAGTACAAGCTTTCTAACGGGGACATTGTAGAAATCATCACGGCTAAGCAAGGAAACGGTCCTAGCCGCGATTGGCTTAATATTGTCGGTTCTTCGGAAACGCGCAACAAAATACGCAGTTGGTTTAAAAAGGAAAAACGCGAAGAAAATATTATTAAAGGCAAGGAACAACTGGAGAAGGAAGTTAAAAAATTTGGTTACGAATGGAAGGAAATTGTAAAAAGCGATCGCCTCCAGGAAGTGGCTAAAAAATTTAATCTTACCGGAGGCGATGAAGACCTTTTTGCCGCTCTTGGTTATGGAGGCTTGACGGCGCACGCCGTACTGACCAAGCTCTTGGAAATATATAAAAGGGATACGAAAAAAGCAGTTCCTCAAGATATTACAGAGCTGTTAAACGAAATCAAACCCAAAGTAGTAAAATCGAAAGTGAGCCAGGGAATTCTTGTAGGCGGCGAGGGCGGTTATATGGTGCGCCTGGCGCGCTGTTGCAACCCGGTTCCCGGCGATGCGATTGTCGGTTATATTACGCGGGGCCGTGGCATTACCGTCCATCATGCGGAATGCAATAATGTTCTTAGCAATCGTGAAGAATATGAGCGCATGATTTCCGTCAGCTGGGATATTGGACAAGGACAGACCTATAAGGTCATGGTAGAAGTATCTTGCGCTGACCGGCCAGGGCTTTTGTCAGAATTGATGATAATTCTTTCGGAAAGCAAAACCAACGCCAGTTCGGTCAACGCCAGGGCGCACAAAGACAAAACCGCTACGGTGACGTTTATTTTAGATATTACCAACACAAATCAGTTGGAAAGTATCATGACGAAACTGCGCCGGGCCAAAGACGTATACAGCGTCTATCGGGTCAAGCAAAGCAAGGGAGGAATTGTATGA
- the yajC gene encoding preprotein translocase subunit YajC: MSEETLQMLFSYAPIILVGLVFYFMLYRPQKKQEKTRHEMLDNLKKGDRVVTIGGAYGTITAITKDKVTLKVAEKVEIEFARTSIASKPNGSTGNGEKN, encoded by the coding sequence TTGTCAGAAGAAACTCTGCAGATGCTCTTTAGCTATGCACCGATTATTTTAGTGGGTCTGGTTTTCTATTTTATGCTGTATCGACCTCAGAAGAAGCAAGAAAAGACCCGTCACGAAATGCTGGACAACCTGAAAAAAGGTGACAGAGTCGTTACGATCGGTGGCGCTTATGGAACCATTACTGCCATTACTAAGGACAAAGTGACGTTGAAAGTAGCGGAAAAGGTAGAGATCGAATTTGCGCGTACTTCCATCGCCAGCAAACCCAACGGCAGCACCGGCAATGGCGAAAAAAATTAA